Proteins encoded within one genomic window of Pigmentiphaga sp. H8:
- the rpoA gene encoding DNA-directed RNA polymerase subunit alpha produces the protein MANAAFLKPRNIDVETIGSNHAKVIMEPFERGYGHTLGNALRRILLSSMAGYAPTEVQITGVVHEYSAIDGVREDVVDILLNLKGVVFKLHNRDEVVLTLRKQGPGVVTAADIELSHDVEIINPNHVIANLTDNGRLEMQLKVEKGRGYVPGNLRSFADDHARTVGRIVLDASYSPIRRVSYTVESARVEQRTDLDKLVLDIETNGVISPEEAVRQSARILMDQLSVFAALEGSTETIEAPARGTPQIDPILLRPVDDLELTVRSANCLKAENIYYIGDLIQRTENELLKTPNLGRKSLNEIKEVLAARGLTLGMKLENWPPLGLERP, from the coding sequence ATGGCGAATGCCGCATTTCTGAAACCGCGCAATATCGACGTCGAGACCATCGGCTCGAATCATGCCAAGGTGATCATGGAGCCGTTCGAACGCGGCTACGGTCATACCCTGGGCAATGCGCTGCGCCGCATCCTGCTGTCGTCGATGGCGGGCTACGCGCCGACCGAAGTGCAGATCACCGGTGTCGTGCACGAATACTCGGCCATCGATGGCGTGCGCGAAGACGTGGTCGACATCCTGCTGAACCTCAAGGGTGTGGTGTTCAAGCTGCACAACCGCGACGAAGTCGTCCTGACCCTGCGCAAGCAAGGCCCCGGCGTGGTCACGGCCGCCGATATCGAACTCTCGCACGACGTCGAGATCATCAACCCCAACCACGTCATTGCCAACCTGACGGACAACGGCCGTCTGGAAATGCAACTGAAGGTGGAGAAGGGCCGCGGCTACGTGCCGGGCAACCTGCGCAGCTTCGCCGATGACCATGCCCGCACCGTGGGCCGCATCGTGCTGGACGCCTCGTACAGCCCGATCCGCCGCGTCAGCTACACCGTCGAAAGCGCCCGCGTCGAGCAGCGTACCGACCTGGACAAGCTGGTCCTCGACATCGAGACCAACGGCGTGATCTCGCCCGAGGAAGCCGTGCGCCAGTCGGCCCGCATCCTGATGGACCAGCTGTCGGTGTTCGCCGCGCTGGAAGGCTCGACGGAAACCATCGAAGCGCCCGCCCGTGGCACGCCGCAGATCGACCCGATCCTGCTGCGCCCGGTCGACGACCTCGAACTGACCGTCCGCTCGGCCAACTGCCTGAAGGCCGAGAACATCTACTACATCGGCGACCTGATCCAGCGTACCGAGAACGAACTGCTGAAGACCCCGAACCTGGGTCGCAAGTCGCTCAACGAGATCAAGGAAGTCCTGGCTGCCCGCGGCCTGACCCTGGGCATGAAGCTCGAGAACTGGCCGCCTCTCGGCCTCGAGCGGCCGTAG